The following are encoded together in the Lathyrus oleraceus cultivar Zhongwan6 chromosome 3, CAAS_Psat_ZW6_1.0, whole genome shotgun sequence genome:
- the LOC127131614 gene encoding uncharacterized protein LOC127131614: MAGEQHSDHSRPLVNYNMDDGPPSHEADVRDGHPSTPSPEPQNNGDASHAHNLGAETFRPIPVPVEGDAVMIAMVNALNQAGSMLHQQHERIMALEAERQEARPQPVSRIQQRSEPTKKRGRRSPEPYASRARARRDGGRARTSPRRGHNPDNNELSPLRSDEEDLHCPLSRAIMEAPLPKGMEKPPNLAVYDGTTDPDDHVDNVNAMLDYRNDITGHLKCRLFSTTLRKGAMAWYKSLAPESITSWRVMRSMFTRHFTASRRHPKTEATLEAIVQKKNETLRSYIERFNQEAVEVDTTEHMKKYLLERGLLPGSELSRAVGIEPPRTLNELLHKAQAYIRYEEKQVAHNARSGRNAGETEHSKREDTSISRRNGDKRREERPRELREGRGPAGRYSEYTLLTAPRERILAECINSEFKQGRVRFPKPSAPKPHTDKSKYCRFHRSHGHVTEDCVHLKDAIEILIQEGHLKQYTRKNEAPRHDEPEKKRPRENTPPDNSPYQVALCVSRPEDFFLPEPLPEGKITALSPWEDFPTTLVISGGGTNGESAALSVKRKFDELLLTAPEQKATLTKYRGKSNPISFFLEELPGGSPNSAIPLLIRAKMARFDVRRILVDEGSSVDIMYVHLFKTLKLDKTNLAPYVGSDLQGFNGATTRPWGYVELLVTFGEQETAREVKIQFLVVDCPSLYNCIFGRPTLAELTAVPSTVHLKMKYYTKLGRVVTIHGDIEAARRCYDAAVKGQAVVSTKSSCNNKKLKTEDPARGVNAIDLDCRIGLDETEEGRFPKERSLEHPVRPIPDGEFELIPLGDDPERTVKIGKGLPEETREELVACLKENSDLFAWNAAEMPGLDPEIACHKLAIDRAAKPIAQRRRKQSPEKAEAAERAVKDLLEANFISEAQYTTWLSNVVLVKKNNGKWRMCVDYTDLNRACPKDAFPLPNIDSLVDNSAGFKLLSFMDAYSGYNQIPMSPADKKHTAFMTPTGNYYYNVMPFGLKNAGATYQRMMNKVFKDEIGDMLEVYMDDMIVKSHEEITHARHLTKVFEQARQCKMRFNPEKCTFGVRAGKFLGFYLTERGIEANPDKCRAFSEFPTPKTKKSIQSLNGVLASLSRFIAKSAQHALPFFRLLRKEATFDWTDECEQALLHLKKVLSQPPVLSRPSEKETLYLYLSVATEAVSAVLIRETDEGQKPIYFTSKALQGPELRYQQIEKVALALVNTARRLRYYFLAHTIKVRTDQPIKQLLGRPDMAGRMLKWSLELSEFDIQYENRKALKAQALADFVAEMTHCPTPAESAHKWTIFVDGASSTSGSGAGIILENEEGILIEVSLALAFPTSNNQAEYEAFLAGLRLAEDLGAKEVKISTDSQLVASQVRGEYQTKNDNLLEYLSLVKEKLDRFEKWEVQHIPREHNTRADVLSKLASTRKKGGNKSVIQEILPRPSIDKLPPPLEVNAIGDAHCWMTPIYNYLTRDELPADPKEATTVKRRACSLGEAKRAWVEELHSVLWAYRTTPHSTTGETPFRLTYGTEAVIPVEIRTPTRRTEEPLDEEMNDETLRAELDLVDEIRSEAALQETTLKQKIALRHDAKVIKREFQVGTLVLRRNQKNPREGKLAANWEGPYRVRDKTSNGAYYLENLQGEQLARPWNAEKLRQYYS; this comes from the exons ATGGCCGGAGAACAACATAGCGATCACAGCCGTCCCCTCGTCAACTACAATATGGACGACGGCCCGCCATCCCATGAAGCGGACGTTCGGGACGGTCATCCATCCACCCCGTCTCCAGAGCCCCAAAACAACGGAGATGCCTCTCACGCCCACAATTTAGGGGCAGAGACATTTCGTCCCATTCCCGTTCCCGTTGAAGGAGACGCCGTAATGATTGCCATGGTGAATGCCCTCAATCAAGCCGGTTCTATGCTCCACCAGCAGCACGAACGAATCATGGCCCTCGAAGCCGAACGACAAGAAGCCCGGCCCCAACCGGTGAGTAGGATACAACAACGTTCGGAGCCAACGAAGAAGCGAGGACGTCGCTCTCCCGAACCCTACGCCAGCAGGGCACGCGCCCGTCGTGACGGTGGTCGAGCGAGAACATCACCAAGGCGCGGGCACAACCCCGACAACAACGAACTGTCTCCCTTAAGGAGCGACGAGGAAGATTTGCATTGCCCCCTATCTCGGGCAATAATGGAGGCCCCGCTCCCCAAAGGCATGGAGAAACCGCCAAACCTAGCTGTGTACGACGGGACTACAGATCCCGACGATCACGTCGACAACGTCAACGCGATGCTCGACTACCGCAATGATATAACCGGGCACCTCAAATGCCGACTGTTCTCAACGACCCTCAGGAAAGGGGCCATGGCCTGGTACAAAAGCTTGGCCCCTGAGTCCATTACGTCATGGAGAGTCATGAGGTCCATGTTCACCCGGCACTTTACAGCTTCCCGTCGTCACCCCAAGACTGAGGCGACCCTTGAAGCCATAGtgcagaagaagaatgaaacACTGCGCTCATACATCGAGCGATTCAACCAGGAAGCTGTCGAGGTAGATACCACCGAGCACATGAAGAAGTATCTCCTCGAGAGAGGTCTCTTACCCGGCAGTGAACTTAGCAGAGCCGTAGGGATCGAGCCTCCCCGCACCTTAAACGAGCTCCTGCATAAAGCCCAGGCCTACATCAGATACGAGGAAAAGCAGGTGGCACACAATGCCCGCAGCGGACGTAACGCTGGGGAGACCGAGCACTCAAAACGCGAGGACACGAGCATTTCCCGTCGCAACGGAGACAAACGAAGAGAAGAAAGACCTCGCGAGCTCCGGGAAGGAAGAGGCCCCGCGGGCAGATATAGCGAGTACACCTTACTGACAGCTCCCCGAGAGCGTATCCTCGCAGAATGTATCAACTCTGAGTTTAAGCAGGGCAGGGTCAGGTTCCCAAAACCGTCTGCACCAAAGCCCCACACCGACAAATCAAAGTACTGCCGGTTCCACAGAAGTCACGGGCACGTGACCGAAGACTGCGTCCACCTGAAAGATGCGATTGAAATTTTAATCCAAGAAGGGCACCTGAAGCAGTACACGAGGAAGAACGAAGCTCCCAGACACGACGAGCCAGAGAAGAAGAGACCCCGGGAAAACACACCCCCTGACAACTCTCCCTATCAAGTGGCCCTCTGCGTGTCACGACCGGAAGATTTCTTCCTCCCCGAACCATTACCCGAGGGCAAGATCACTGCACTCAGCCCCTGGGAAGACTTCCCTACCACACTGGTGATATCAGGAGGAGGAACTAACGGGGAATCCGCGGCCCTCTCCGTCAAACGTAAGTTCGACGAACTCCTACTGACTGCCCCCGAGCAGAAAGCGACATTGACAAAATACCGGGGAAAATCCAACCCAATATCCTTCTTCCTGGAGGAACTCCCGGGCGGATCCCCGAACTCGGCCATCCCACTATTGATAAGAGCAAAGATGGCCCGATTCGACGTACGACGCATCCTGGTCGACGAAGGCAGCTCAGTGGATATCATGTACGTCCACCTCTTCAAGACTCTGAAGCTAGACAAGACCAACTTAGCCCCCTACGTCGGATCAGATCTCCAAGGATTCAACGGAGCAACAACCAGACCGTGGGGATATGTTGAGCTCCTCGTCACCTTCGGCGAACAAGAAACGGCCAGGGAAGTCAAAATCCAATTCCTGGTCGTAGACTGTCCGTCTCTCTACAATTGCATCTTTGGACGCCCGACACTGGCCGAACTCACTGCGGTCCCATCCACCGTCCACCTGAAGATGAAATACTACACCAAATTGGGACGTGTGGTCACCATCCATGGTGACATCGAAGCAGCCCGACGATGCTACGACGCCGCAGTAAAAGGACAGGCCGTAGTCAGCACGAAGAGCAGCTGCAACAACAAAAAACTCAAGACCGAGGATCCTGCCCGAGGAGTCAACGCCATCGACCTCGACTGTCGCATCGGGCTGGACGAGACCGAAGAGGGGAGGTTCCCCAAGGAACGCTCTCTCGAACACCCGGTCCGACCAATCCCCGACGGGGAGTTCGAACTCATTCCTCTTGGGGACGATCCGGAAAGGACGGTGAAGATAGGTAAGGGACTACCCGAGGAAACAAGAGAAGAGCTAGTAGCATGCCTCAAAGAGAACTCCGACCTCTTCGCATGGAATGCCGCAGAAATGCCCGGGCTGGACCCCGAGATCGCGTGTCATAAGCTAGCTATAGACCGGGCAGCCAAGCCCATAGCACAGCGTAGACGCAAGCAATCGCCCGAAAAGGCAGAGGCTGCCGAGCGAGCTGTAAAAGACCTTTTAGAGGCAAATTTTATTTCTGAAGCCCAGTACACAACCTGGCTCTCTAATGTAGTCCTCgttaagaaaaataatggaaaatggcgtatgtgtgttgattatactgATCTTAATAGGGCTTGCCCGAAAGATGCTTTCCCCCTCCCTAATATAGACTCGCTCGTTGACAACTCTGCAGGTTTTAAACTCTTGTCCTTCATGGACGCATATAGTGGATACAACCAGATCCCTATGTCGCCCGCAGACAAGAAACACACAGCGTTCATGACCCCAACGGGCAATTACTATTACAACGTGATGCCGTTCGGGCTCAAGAACGCTGGCGCTACATACCAACGCATGATGAACAAAGTCTTCAAGGACGAAATAGGGGACATGCTCGAAGTATACATGGACGACATGATCGTCAAATCACACGAGGAGATAACCCATGCTCGACACCTTACGAAGGTATTCGAGCAGGCGAGACAGTGTAAAATGAGGTTCAACCCCGAGAAATGCACGTTCGGAGTCCGGGCAGGCAAGTTCCTCGGTTTCTATCTCACCGAAAGAGGGATCGAGGCCAACCCCGACAAATGCCGGGCATTCTCGGAGTTTCCGACCCCGAAAACCAAAAAATCGATCCAGTCACTCAATGGAGTGCTCGCCTCACTCTCCCGTTTCATCGCCAAGTCCGCCCAGCACGCGTTGCCGTTCTTCAGACTCCTTCGCAAAGAGGCTACCTTCGACTGGACCGATGAATGCGAGCAAGCGCTACTCCATCTAAAGAAGGTTCTGTCCCAACCCCCGGTCTTATCACGGCCATCAGAAAAGGAAACCCTATACTTATACCTATCCGTGGCAACCGAGGCCGTCAGCGCCGTTCTAATAAGAGAAACCGACGAAGGACAAAAACCCATCTATTTTACGAGTAAAGCACTCCAAGGTCCCGAGCTCCGATATCAGCAAATCGAAAAGGTCGCCCTGGCCCTCGTCAACACAGCAAGGAGACTACGATATTACTTCCTCGCACACACGATAAAGGTGAGGACCGACCAGCCAATCAAACAGCTGCTCGGGCGCCCGGATATGGCCGGGAGGATGCTCAAGTGGTCACTAGAACTCTCCGAATTCGACATACAATACGAAAATAGAAAAGCCTTGAAAGCTCAGGCACTGGCCGACTTCGTCGCGGAGATGACCCACTGCCCGACTCCAGCAGAAAGCGCCCACAAATGGACGATCTTCGTCGATGGCGCCTCTAGCACATCAGGCAGCGGGGCCGGGATCATCCTCGAAAATGAAGAAGGGATCCTGATAGAGGTATCATTAGCGCTAGCGTTCCCAACATCAAACAAccaagccgaatacgaagccttCCTCGCAGGCCTGAGGTTAGCCGAGGACCTAGGAGCAAAAGAGGTAAAAATATCCACCGACTCCCAGCTCGTGGCCTCACAAGTGCGAGGAGAATACCAAACCAAGAACGACAACCTCCTCGAGTACTTGTCCCTCGTCAAAGAAAAACTTGATAGATTTGAAAAATGGGAAGTTCAACACATACCCCGCGAGCACAACACACGGGCAGACGTTCTCTCCAAACTAGCCAGCACGAGGAAAAAGGGTGGGAATAAATCAGTAATCCAAGAAATCCTCCCTCGGCCCAGCATCGACAAACTACCGCCTCCACTCGAGGTCAACGCTATTGGAGATGCCCACTGTTGGATGACACCCATCTACAATTACCTCACACGAGACGAACTCCCGGCTGACCCGAAAGAGGCGACCACTGTCAAACGACGCGCATGCTC ACTCGGCGAGGCAAAGAGGGCATGGGTCGAGGAGCTACATAGCGTCCTATGGGCCTACCGCACGACACCACATTCTACCACCGGGGAAACCCCGTTCCGACTAACTTACGGCACCGAGGCAGTCATCCCGGTGGAGATACGGACGCCAACGAGGAGGACAGAGGAGCCCCTAGACGAGGAAATGAACGATGAGACCCTTAGAGCCGAGCTCGACCTAGTCGATGAGATACGTTCCGAAGCAGCTCTCCAGGAAACAACCCTCAAACAAAAAATAGCACTACGCCATGACGCGAAAGTCATAAAAAGAGAGTTCCAGGTCGGCACCCTGGTCCTCAGAAGAAACCAGAAAAACCCGAGAGAGGGCAAACTGGCGGCCAACTGGGAAGGCCCTTACCGCGTCCGCGACAAAACGAGCAACGGGGCCTATTACCTAGAAAACCTACAAGGAGAACAACTCGCTCGACCATGGAACGCAGAAAAACTTAGACAATATTACAGCTAA